One genomic segment of Sparus aurata chromosome 24, fSpaAur1.1, whole genome shotgun sequence includes these proteins:
- the LOC115577315 gene encoding FUN14 domain-containing protein 1 isoform X1, producing MENRDTGTNADQDDPESEDEVYEVVDLTEYARRHQWWSRVFGSNSGPIAEKYSVATQLMMGGVSGWCAGYLFQRVGKIAATAVGGGFLLLQIANHSGYVQVDWKKVEKDVNKAKKHLKKKANKAAPEINTFIEEVKATDFIKRNIVMSSGFVGGFFLGLAS from the exons ATGGAAAATCGCGACACGGGGACAAACG CAGATCAGGACGACCCTGAGAGTGAAGATGAGGTGTACGAGGTCGTGGACCTGACAGAATATGCCCGGAGGCACCAGTGGTGGAGCAGGGTGTTCGGGAGCAACTCGGGCCCTATCGCCGAGAAGTATTCCGTGGCCACCCAGCTCATGATGGGTGGTGTGTCTGGATG GTGTGCCGGTTACCTCTTCCAAAGAGTCGGGAAGATAGCTGCTACTGCTGTTGGAGGAGGGTTCCTTCTTTTACAG ATTGCCAATCATAGCGGCTACGTGCAGGTGGACTGGAAGAAGGTGGAGAAGGATGTGAACAAAGCAAAGAAGCACCTGAAGAAGAAAGCGAACAAAGCAGCCCCTGAGATAAACACATTCATTGAGGAGGTAAAG GCCACGGATTTTATCAAAAGGAACATCGTAATGTCCAGCGGGTTCGTCGGCGGCTTCTTCCTGGGCTTGGCCTCTTAA
- the LOC115577315 gene encoding FUN14 domain-containing protein 1 isoform X3, producing MENRDTGTNDQDDPESEDEVYEVVDLTEYARRHQWWSRVFGSNSGPIAEKYSVATQLMMGGVSGWCAGYLFQRVGKIAATAVGGGFLLLQIANHSGYVQVDWKKVEKDVNKAKKHLKKKANKAAPEINTFIEEVKATDFIKRNIVMSSGFVGGFFLGLAS from the exons ATGGAAAATCGCGACACGGGGACAAACG ATCAGGACGACCCTGAGAGTGAAGATGAGGTGTACGAGGTCGTGGACCTGACAGAATATGCCCGGAGGCACCAGTGGTGGAGCAGGGTGTTCGGGAGCAACTCGGGCCCTATCGCCGAGAAGTATTCCGTGGCCACCCAGCTCATGATGGGTGGTGTGTCTGGATG GTGTGCCGGTTACCTCTTCCAAAGAGTCGGGAAGATAGCTGCTACTGCTGTTGGAGGAGGGTTCCTTCTTTTACAG ATTGCCAATCATAGCGGCTACGTGCAGGTGGACTGGAAGAAGGTGGAGAAGGATGTGAACAAAGCAAAGAAGCACCTGAAGAAGAAAGCGAACAAAGCAGCCCCTGAGATAAACACATTCATTGAGGAGGTAAAG GCCACGGATTTTATCAAAAGGAACATCGTAATGTCCAGCGGGTTCGTCGGCGGCTTCTTCCTGGGCTTGGCCTCTTAA
- the LOC115577315 gene encoding FUN14 domain-containing protein 1 isoform X4 has translation MENRDTGTNADQDDPESEDEVYEVVDLTEYARRHQWWSRVFGSNSGPIAEKYSVATQLMMGGVSGWCAGYLFQRVGKIAATAVGGGFLLLQIANHSGYVQVDWKKVEKDVNKAKKHLKKKANKAAPEINTFIEEATDFIKRNIVMSSGFVGGFFLGLAS, from the exons ATGGAAAATCGCGACACGGGGACAAACG CAGATCAGGACGACCCTGAGAGTGAAGATGAGGTGTACGAGGTCGTGGACCTGACAGAATATGCCCGGAGGCACCAGTGGTGGAGCAGGGTGTTCGGGAGCAACTCGGGCCCTATCGCCGAGAAGTATTCCGTGGCCACCCAGCTCATGATGGGTGGTGTGTCTGGATG GTGTGCCGGTTACCTCTTCCAAAGAGTCGGGAAGATAGCTGCTACTGCTGTTGGAGGAGGGTTCCTTCTTTTACAG ATTGCCAATCATAGCGGCTACGTGCAGGTGGACTGGAAGAAGGTGGAGAAGGATGTGAACAAAGCAAAGAAGCACCTGAAGAAGAAAGCGAACAAAGCAGCCCCTGAGATAAACACATTCATTGAGGAG GCCACGGATTTTATCAAAAGGAACATCGTAATGTCCAGCGGGTTCGTCGGCGGCTTCTTCCTGGGCTTGGCCTCTTAA
- the LOC115577315 gene encoding FUN14 domain-containing protein 1 isoform X5 has product MATVDHREDQDDPESEDEVYEVVDLTEYARRHQWWSRVFGSNSGPIAEKYSVATQLMMGGVSGWCAGYLFQRVGKIAATAVGGGFLLLQIANHSGYVQVDWKKVEKDVNKAKKHLKKKANKAAPEINTFIEEVKATDFIKRNIVMSSGFVGGFFLGLAS; this is encoded by the exons ATGGCGACGGTGGACCATAGAGAAG ATCAGGACGACCCTGAGAGTGAAGATGAGGTGTACGAGGTCGTGGACCTGACAGAATATGCCCGGAGGCACCAGTGGTGGAGCAGGGTGTTCGGGAGCAACTCGGGCCCTATCGCCGAGAAGTATTCCGTGGCCACCCAGCTCATGATGGGTGGTGTGTCTGGATG GTGTGCCGGTTACCTCTTCCAAAGAGTCGGGAAGATAGCTGCTACTGCTGTTGGAGGAGGGTTCCTTCTTTTACAG ATTGCCAATCATAGCGGCTACGTGCAGGTGGACTGGAAGAAGGTGGAGAAGGATGTGAACAAAGCAAAGAAGCACCTGAAGAAGAAAGCGAACAAAGCAGCCCCTGAGATAAACACATTCATTGAGGAGGTAAAG GCCACGGATTTTATCAAAAGGAACATCGTAATGTCCAGCGGGTTCGTCGGCGGCTTCTTCCTGGGCTTGGCCTCTTAA
- the LOC115577315 gene encoding FUN14 domain-containing protein 1 isoform X2, whose product MATVDHREADQDDPESEDEVYEVVDLTEYARRHQWWSRVFGSNSGPIAEKYSVATQLMMGGVSGWCAGYLFQRVGKIAATAVGGGFLLLQIANHSGYVQVDWKKVEKDVNKAKKHLKKKANKAAPEINTFIEEVKATDFIKRNIVMSSGFVGGFFLGLAS is encoded by the exons ATGGCGACGGTGGACCATAGAGAAG CAGATCAGGACGACCCTGAGAGTGAAGATGAGGTGTACGAGGTCGTGGACCTGACAGAATATGCCCGGAGGCACCAGTGGTGGAGCAGGGTGTTCGGGAGCAACTCGGGCCCTATCGCCGAGAAGTATTCCGTGGCCACCCAGCTCATGATGGGTGGTGTGTCTGGATG GTGTGCCGGTTACCTCTTCCAAAGAGTCGGGAAGATAGCTGCTACTGCTGTTGGAGGAGGGTTCCTTCTTTTACAG ATTGCCAATCATAGCGGCTACGTGCAGGTGGACTGGAAGAAGGTGGAGAAGGATGTGAACAAAGCAAAGAAGCACCTGAAGAAGAAAGCGAACAAAGCAGCCCCTGAGATAAACACATTCATTGAGGAGGTAAAG GCCACGGATTTTATCAAAAGGAACATCGTAATGTCCAGCGGGTTCGTCGGCGGCTTCTTCCTGGGCTTGGCCTCTTAA
- the LOC115577315 gene encoding FUN14 domain-containing protein 1 isoform X6, whose protein sequence is MATVDHREADQDDPESEDEVYEVVDLTEYARRHQWWSRVFGSNSGPIAEKYSVATQLMMGGVSGWCAGYLFQRVGKIAATAVGGGFLLLQIANHSGYVQVDWKKVEKDVNKAKKHLKKKANKAAPEINTFIEEATDFIKRNIVMSSGFVGGFFLGLAS, encoded by the exons ATGGCGACGGTGGACCATAGAGAAG CAGATCAGGACGACCCTGAGAGTGAAGATGAGGTGTACGAGGTCGTGGACCTGACAGAATATGCCCGGAGGCACCAGTGGTGGAGCAGGGTGTTCGGGAGCAACTCGGGCCCTATCGCCGAGAAGTATTCCGTGGCCACCCAGCTCATGATGGGTGGTGTGTCTGGATG GTGTGCCGGTTACCTCTTCCAAAGAGTCGGGAAGATAGCTGCTACTGCTGTTGGAGGAGGGTTCCTTCTTTTACAG ATTGCCAATCATAGCGGCTACGTGCAGGTGGACTGGAAGAAGGTGGAGAAGGATGTGAACAAAGCAAAGAAGCACCTGAAGAAGAAAGCGAACAAAGCAGCCCCTGAGATAAACACATTCATTGAGGAG GCCACGGATTTTATCAAAAGGAACATCGTAATGTCCAGCGGGTTCGTCGGCGGCTTCTTCCTGGGCTTGGCCTCTTAA
- the cenpl gene encoding centromere protein L, producing the protein MERHQSSAARTPTNSVVVERRSKSSKSYRQSYRSCVGAASRLCFTPGFTARRLNASRRAPKSHNVTDKVNPQQLALLMKTEWQLSYVTPLYQFRHTQLKSYSRQLSAFIAAEKQQGLAVEVEGAQSSFRVSISVVQGMVEADDDAETVLIQIHSKLLFAKKDEPQRPVWSGWLTCINGNPDYLRSLPEDFTCLPLFCSSGGEGLTAVVKSWFQQTFDCCFGTLEINHTSLQWLAALWTNCHAESSIQHLKMIWTLPVAPPLQVTYTVDPHDAWQLWSSVRKDPREESKGGEEAEEENSIDIEEVMEFMQGLKGHFYRHFRLDLSAGSLKQVTTALGSAKYSGKIKISNSRYMITTFTLLTECALLKMPL; encoded by the exons ATGGAGCGACATCAGAGCAG TGCCGCAAGGACTCCCACAAACAGTGTTGTAGTtgagaggaggagcaagagTAGCAAGAGTTATCGTCAGTCGTACCGCAGCTGCGTCGGTGCTGCCTCACGACTCTGCTTTACCCCTGGGTTCACAGCACGGAGGCTCAACGCCAGCAGAAGAGCTCCAAAATCACACAATGTCACT GACAAAGTGAATCCACAGCAGCTGGCCTTACTAATGAAGACAGAGTGGCAGCTGTCCTACGTTACTCCCCTCTACCAGTTCAGACACACCCAGCTGAAGAGCTACTCCAGGCAGCTCTCGGCGTTCATTGCCGCGGAGAAGCAGCAAGGTTTGGccgtggaggtggagggagcgCAGAGCAGCTTCAGAGTGTCCATCTCTGTGGTGCAAGGGATGGTCGAGGCGGACGATGACGCTGAGACAGTCCTCATACAG ATCCACTCAAAGCTTTTGTTTGCCAAGAAGGATGAGCCTCAAAGGCCGGTCTGGAGCGGCTGGCTGACCTGCATCAACGGCAACCCCGACTACCTGCGCTCGCTTCCAGAGGACTTCACCTGCCTGCCGCTCTTCTGCAGCAGTGGGGGCGAGGGCCTCACCGCCGTGGTCAAATCCTGGTTCCAGCAGACCTTCGACTGCTGCTTCGGCACCCTGGAGATCAACCACACAAGCCTGCAGTGGCTGGCGGCCTTGTGGACTAACTGCCACGCCGAGTCCAGCATCCAGCACCTCAAAATGATTTGGACCCTCCCAGTGGCACCGCCGCTGCAGGTCACATACACAGTCGACCCCCACGATGCATGGCAGCTGTGGAGCAGTGTGAGGAAGGATCCACGGGAGGAGAGcaaaggaggggaggaggcggaggaggagaacaGTATTGATATTGAGGAGGTGATGGAGTTCATGCAGGGGCTGAAGGGCCACTTCTACAGACACTTCAGGCTGGATCTGTCAGCTGGAAGCCTGAAACAGGTCACCACAGCACTGGGCTCAGCCAAGTACAGCGGGAAAATCAAG ATCTCCAACAGCAGATACATGATCACCACCTTTACGCTACTGACAGAATGTGCCCTCCTCAAAATGCCCCTCTGA